The DNA sequence CCCAGAGCTTACAAGGGACCCCACCGCGCTCGCAAATTCTGCGCATGTCCAGAATTCGAATTTAGCGGCCCCACTCCAATGGGGAGTTTGTTAGGGATGCAGGTGGCAGCCAAGCCCTGGAAACTGTATTGGAATCCAGGAGCTACCGCCCTGTGGGCGTGTGTGAGGCTCTGGCCGTCCGTTCCTTCTGCTCAGGACTCCCCGCCCTGCTTCCCCTGCCTTCCGGGTCCAACTGGGGTCACCGCCTCCGAGGAGCCCTCCTGGACTGCCCACCACAGGGCTCTGGCCCTCGGAGATTCTGCCAAGGACTCCCCACCCTGCCTCGCCTGCCTTCTGGGTCCAGCTGGGGTCACCGCCTCCGAGGAGCCTTCCTAGACTGCCCACCACAGGGCACTGCGCCTCCTGGGAGCTGTACCCTGGGACAGCGTGGAGCTCATGTGGCTTTTCTTAGCCTTGGGAGGTGGTGATGGGTTTCCATTTCTCAGAGGGGGCACTGAGGGTGGGGTCTAGGGCAGGTGCCCAAGGTCTCACAGGCAGGGAACAGCTGGGCTGGGTGTGGACTTCTAGGACAGGGCAGGACACACACCCAGGTCCAGGTTCTGGCCTGCCTTCGTCACCCAGGGACAAGATGAGGCCTCGAGCCTACGCTTTCCTGGGTGTATAAATgccattttctgtctccctcccagagCCAGCTGCCCCGTATCTTCGGGGGGTCCCGGAGCACCCGTGCTTCCAGTGGGGAGGTGCCTAAGCTGCCAAGGGGACTTGAGGTTAGGGGCCCGTCTCCCTGGTCCAGCACACCCTCTGGGGGCCGCCGATGCTGTTAGTGCTCCCGGCCCCTGGACTTCTGCACCAGAGGCAGAGGCGCTGCaaccagaaatgaaaacaggcGGTTCTGAGCCCGCCACGGCTGTCCTTGGAGATGCCAGGGTGGGGACTGAGCTGGGCGAGGCCAGCAGAGTGTGTGGGGGGTAGAGGCAGCCAGGTGCCTGGAGCTGGGGACTCATCTGGGGCtttggggacagaggaggagccCAGGTCCAGCAGCCGACCCCATCCTGCTCCACATCCCTGGGCGTGTTTATACCGAACACGCGTGCGTGGACACTGCTTGCGGCCGTGCTGGCACTCCCCCCAGGACGTTGGGGTTGGGGGTTCAGGCGGGTCACTGTTTCCTGAAAccgcttctttctttttctttcatttttttttttttttttttttttttccttaaagtttatttagtttgagagagcgggatggggggcagagagagaatcccaagcaggctccacactgtcagtgcagagcccaacatgggactcgaactcacgaaccgtgagatcttgacctgagctgaagtcaacgcttaaccgtctgagccaccgggtgccctGAAGCTGCTTCTTTCTTATCTGTGGGAGAGGCTCAGGACCCCTGCCCTACACAGGGGCTCCGAAGGCAGAGGCGGTGAGCTGGCCCGCCTGGCCAGAGCCTGGTCAGATCGCGACTCTGCCTGCCTGTGGCCCCAGGCAAGGCCTTGCACCCCACAGAGCCTTGTCTTTGTCCTGTGGAACGGGGACAGTTCCAGGAGCTCCCTCCTGTGTCACTGGGAGGACACGTGGTGGGGACCGCACCAGTGGTTGGGCCTCGCGTGGAGTCTGCTGACCTCGCGCCTGCCCCgtgtccttccccctccccgctTCTCTAGCAGCCTTACCGCTTTGCGGCTCACCCGTTTAAAGCGTCTGGCTCTGGGGTTTTCAGTACCTCCGCAGGGGTGCCAAACTCTCCTCGCTGTCTTCTTACAGAGATCTCCATGCCCCCCACAGAGGAAGCCTCGTCCCCATCACCAGTCACTCCTCcatcccctccctggctcccgtGAGCCCCCTTCCCGTCCGTGGACGAGCCCGTTCCGGACGTTTCACACACGTGGACTCACACCCCGTGTGGCCTCTCGTGTCGggttccctccctgagcgtcgTGTGTTCGGGGTCCgtccgcggggcggcgggggtgggcgcCTCGCTCCTGCTCGCGGCCGAGGGACGTGAACCTTTCGCGGTGGACGCGTGTATCCGTCCGTTCATCCATCGAAGGGCGCTTGTGCTGTATCCGCCGTCTGGCTGCCGTGAACACACGTGTGCGGGGTTCTTTGTGGACGTGTGTTCTCGGCTCTCGTGGGCACACGCCTGGGCGTGGAGGGGAGCGGTCACTGGCTCACACGGTGACTGTGCTGCGAGTTTTCCCCCTTCTGCCTCAGAGCGGCACCCCCGCCGGCGGCGTCCCCCGACAGTCCCCTGTTGCCTGTGTTACTCAGCGGCTGTGCTCCTGGAGGACAGGTGAGACGGCGTTTTGCCGTGGAGACAGTGGGAGCCTCGTGATGGGTGCGGGCCGTGGGGTCCTGAGCGTGGTGTGTGCCGGGAGCAGATTCAGGGTCGGTGCCGCGGGCCCTGCCGGGCACAGCACTGGGAGTGCACGCGGGGCCCCTCTCCGCGCTCTGCCTCTCGTGGCTGCCGCGGGCCCCCCCGATTCTGTGCGTTTGTCAAATTTGTATCATGAGCCTAGGACGGACCGCGGTGGGTGAGGGTGCCCTGCGCCCTCCAGCGGGCCCGACTGATGAATAGGTGGGGTTCTGGGCGGCTCAGGCGCATCAGAGAGGGTGAAAGCCCACAGCTGTGAGATGTCCacggggaaggggcgggggctGGTCCACCCCAGGACTCCAGAGGACGGTGTGTTCCGGGCACACGGTGGCACCTTTGATGCCCCTGAATCTCGTCGACAGGACCAGTGGTTTAGCTCCGATGTAACCCGAGGCGGTGCTGACCGATGAGGTTATGACGCGGGGTACGCACGAAACGCTAAGCGTTTTAGAAGCCGTGTTTCCAAAAAAATGCGCAAAGAAACAGGTGAAGTTCACTGTAAAGATGCGTTCGCTTAACCTGAAACATGGAACGTGAGCACCTGAGCACGTAGTCAGCGTGAAGACGCTTCACGAGACTGCTCACGTTCACCCGTGGCACCTCGCACAGGGAGAAAAGGATGCCAGTGATGGCTTAAGCTCTGCAGACCAAGAGTTAGTAGGATCTGAGGGCGAGCGCGGCCGGCCGGTGGTGCGCGTCGCGTGGGCGGAGCTCCCGGACTTCGGATTCCGCACGCTGGGACCTGGGACGGACTCCTGCGGCTGAGGGATGATGCTCTGCCCCGATCTCTGTCTCCCACAGTCGGAGCCCCGCCGAGGATGGACCCCGCCCCGGGCCTCGCGGAGCAGCGTGGGGACGAGGAGGCCGCGAGCCCCCAGCCAGCGCCCGCGCCGTGGCAAGCCCTCCCGGTCCTGTCCGAGCAGCAGTCCCAGGACGTGGAGCTGGTGCTGGCCTACGCCGCGCCCGTCCTCGACAAGCGTCAGACCTCGCGCCTCCTCAAGGAGGTGTCGGCCGTGCACCCGCTGCCCGCCCAGCCTCACCTCAAGAGGGTGCGGCCCAGCCGCGATGCCAGCCGCCCGCACGCACTGGAGATACTGCTGTGCCTGGCGGGGCCGGCCCCGGGTGCACGATCGCTGGCCGAGCTCCTCCCGCGGCCGGCCGTGGACCCTCGCGGCCTGGGGCAGCCCTTCCTGGTGCCCGTGCCCGCCCGGCCGCCCCTGACCAGAGGCCAGTTCGAGGAGGCGCGCGCCCACTGGCCCACGTCCTTCCACGAGGACAGGCAGGTGGCCCGTGCCCTGGCCGGACGGCTCTTCTCGGCGCAGGAGCAGGCGGCGATGCAGGGCCACATGGAGCGGGCCGTGTGGGCGGCGCAGCAGGCGGCCGCCAGGGGCCTGAGGGCCgtgggggcggtggtggtggacCCGTCCTCGGGCCGCGTGCTGGCCACGGGCCATGACTGCAGCAGCGCGGCCAGCCCCCTGCTGCATGCCACCATGGTGTGCATCGACCTGGTGGCCCGGGGCCAGGGGCGCGGCGCCCACGACCTCCGCCCCTACCCTGCCTGCTCCTTCGCCCCGGCCGTCGTCGGCCCCCAGGGCGTCCGCGCGGGCTCTGTGCGCAAGCTGGAGGAGGACGGGGACGCGCTCGGGGACAGCCTGCCCTACGTGTGCACCGGCTACGATCTCTACGTGACCCGCGAGCCCTGTGCCATGTGCGCCATGGCCCTGGTACACTCCCGCGTGCAGCGCGTCTTCTACGGGGCGCCGTCGCCCGACGGTGCGCTGGGCACCCGCTTCCGCATCCACGCCCGGCCGGACCTCAACCACCGCTTCCAGGTGTTCCGTGGTGTTCTGGAAGCCCAGTGCCGCCGGCTGCACCCCTTCGTGTAGGCGGCCGCGCCTGCCGGGCCCTCCCCTGGCATCTCAGCCTCCCGGCAGACTCCACCGGCGGGCCCCTGCGTCCCTCCTCGTCCTGGCCGTGATCCTGCCGGTCGGTTGTAGGGACGTTCGCGTCCCCCAGCCCGGAGCCAGACCCTGTGCTGCCTCCACTGGTGTGTGGGGACGCATCTGTGCCCAACCGAGCTCTTCCCTGGGCTTGAGCCTAGCGGGGGTCCGGCCCGGGCCGGGGAGCTGGGCACTCGGACTTCCTTCCTCCAGCTGCCCTTTGCCCCCAGCCCGAGGGTCCACTGGGACGGTGTCCCCTGTGTGTCAGGTGTCACAGAGCGGCTCTACGTGTGAAAATAAACACCCCCAAACCAGGTCGGTGTCTGTTGACAGAGGCATGGGGCCGTGGTGGCCGAGGGTGCCTGGGTCGGAGTGACCGCTTCCTCCAGGGTGCGGGGTTTGTACAGGGGAAGGGGAGCTTCTGAGCCAAGTGGGGCAAGAGCGTggccctgggcctggggcctCTGCCTGTGTGTTACGTCTGGAAGGGCGTGGCCGGCCAGCATGTGTTTACACTAGGGTGTAGCCTGCCGGCCCGGACTCACCCCACCGAAAGGCTCCTTCCGGTCAGCCCGTCTCCTGACCTTCACAGATGGCCAGAGGGGGTGAGCCGGGGGTCTGCCGCAGAGCAGGTAGTGCTAGGAGCGACGTGTGTCCCTTCAGCAGCCGTGCGTGATTGGATCACCGGGCCAGCTTCGCTCTGAGCCCGCTGTGGAGCCTGGGGTATTTGCTCCCAGCCCGTCCTAGCCcctggggccggggctgggggtcTGACCTCGAGCTGGTGCAGTGGATGGGCGGTGTGGGCGGGAGGGTCTCGGGGGCGTGGACCCTGGAAACTCGGCGTCACTGGATCCTTCTCACCTGGGCTGTGCCTGAGAAAGACGTCTGTGGGTTCCCGTCCCCCTGCCCGCCTCCAGGTACGGTTCCCTTGCCCACGCCGGGCTCACCTGTGCCGTGAGGCCCTGGTGGGTGCTGGGCAAGGCCGCATTGTGGCTCATTTCCTGGAGATGGCGGTGCCCGCCCGCAGAGCCCTCGGGCACCGGCGTGTTCTCTTCGGGCGTGTGTGTTAGTGGCAGCCTGGTACGTGGGGCCACTGTGTGACACCAGCTCACGTGGCTGCACGTAGAAGGGCCGCTGGGGTGCCATGTGGTTGGCTCGGGTCGTGACGCGATCCTCAGCTCTGCAAGGCTTGCAGGGGCGACAACTGCAGGCCAGAGAGGTTGTGTGACTGCGTGTCACGTAGCAGTGAGCGCAAACCCAGTTCTCAGTGTCTCACAAGTTGGGCTTTGTGGCCCCGAGGAGGTGCTCAGAGCCAGTCGTGGATAAAGCGaaagcctggggggtggggagggcatggGGTAGGTTGGGGGGGCGTCCCAGGAACATTTTGGCTCTGGCTGGTGTGTGACCTGGCAACAGGCTGACCCCTCTCCTGCCAGCTGCCGACGGGGCTCTGGAGGGAGGTGGTGCAGGGGACTGGCCTCTGGGACCAGACCATCCCTGGGGTGGCCTGGAGGTGAGGACTCCACCTGTGGGTGCTGCTGGGCACACAGCTGGTGTGGGGGTCCCCCAGTGGCCTGGGGGACCCCCTGACTGTGGCTGTCTCCCCTCCAGGTGGCTGTAGGCTTCGGCCCCGCCAGTTGTCACAGCGGAAATGTCTGGTAAGTCTCGCCCGGAGGCCCTGCAGCGGGGAATCCAGCTTGTCTGTTCCTCTGGGAAGCGTCCCCTGGTGGTCGGACGGACCGTAATGCCCCCCACCGTGGGGAGGGGCGCACACctcactcccctcctcccacgACGGGTGTCGGGGCTGCCTCCTAGCCTGGAGCCAGATTAGAGGGAGAGGCCGGTCTCCATAGGAGTAGCTCGCCTGGCCAGGCCTTCTGCCTTGGGGCCCGTTTGGCGGTTGACATCAGTGTAGGCGTGAGGTTGGTACATCAGGGTTCATCCCTACGTGTGTAAGATGACACCCTCACTCCCTCGTGGGTTTGCCTGCCCCCCTCCCGctcaggaggaggggtggggcacgTGAGGTGGGGCCCTGAAGCCACGGCCAGGCGCCACAGGGACACGCCTTCCACGCACGGTCACCCTGCCCCCGAGCTCAGGTGTATGGCGGCTGGGGCCCTAGGTGCCTGGGGTCAACTGGTGGTGCTGCTGCTGGGATTGGAACTCAGGCCGCCGAGTCCCAAATCTGCGCACGACGTTCCCCGGGGGCTTTTCATCTGCCAAGAAGACAGGGTTTCAAGGGGCCTGTGATTCGCCTGGTGGTTTTCTATCTTCCCCTCGGCACAGGGTGTGCTGGCCACCTGGCCGCTGGAGGCGTCACCCCGTCCTTGCTGTGGGCAGCGGGGGGAGGGGTCACACGTCAGGAGAGGGGAGAGCAGCGGGGCAGGGGCCAGGTGAGGTCCTTGCTGGGGCCTTGGGCAGGAACCGCGAAGGGTTGTGACCTGTGACCGTGGCACGGAGGCTGTGCCGGGGAGGCCCTTCCCCGTGTCTCATCACCCAGGCGCAGAGCCAGCAAGCTCGGGGTGGGGTCGAACCCCGCCGGGCTCAGGCTTGGCATGCTCCACGGCTTTCTGTGTCCCTTGGTAGATGCCTGGGGCTTCTCTGTGGCCAGTATGGTATGGTCTGCCTCTACCTGTCCTCCCCTCCGGCCCCTGGTCTCCCCGCTGCCTCTAGAGCACCTGGCACTCACCCCGGGGCCTTTGTATGGGCCAGAACCACCGGCCTCTCCTCTTCGCTTTCTGGAGTCTTGGTTCCAATTCTGCCTTTTCGAGTGAGGCCTACCCTGACCCCCTTCTTAAATCACAGCTAACCAGCACCCAGCACACATCCCTGGTGGCCTGCACGTGACATCTCCTATATGCCACAGTGTCGTCCATCCATTGCGATTACTGCCGGGCTCCCCCTGGCTAGGAGGGCAGCACCTCGAGGGCAGGGGTCCTCTCTGTTTTGTTCGTGGTCTGGCCCCCCGAGGTAGTTGGGAGTCGTGTCCTGCCACACGGTGGTATGATGTCAGTgacaccttgacctcagacttctggGCTCCAGGACTAGAAGAGAGCAAATCCCTACAGCTGACACCTCCCAGTTTGTGGTCACTTCTTAGAGCTTCCCCAGGAAGCTCATACGTTCAGGATGCCAGAACCTTCCTTCGAGGCAGCTGTCACCGGCATTTGTGTTCTGCCACTGAGTCTGCGTGTCTTCTGTGGCTGCTCTGAGGAATCACCACAACGTAGTGATTTAAACCACGATTATGGGCTCCGAAGTCCTAACACCCGGGCGTGGGCAGGGCCGGTTCCCCCGGGA is a window from the Leopardus geoffroyi isolate Oge1 chromosome A2, O.geoffroyi_Oge1_pat1.0, whole genome shotgun sequence genome containing:
- the ADAT3 gene encoding probable inactive tRNA-specific adenosine deaminase-like protein 3 codes for the protein MDPAPGLAEQRGDEEAASPQPAPAPWQALPVLSEQQSQDVELVLAYAAPVLDKRQTSRLLKEVSAVHPLPAQPHLKRVRPSRDASRPHALEILLCLAGPAPGARSLAELLPRPAVDPRGLGQPFLVPVPARPPLTRGQFEEARAHWPTSFHEDRQVARALAGRLFSAQEQAAMQGHMERAVWAAQQAAARGLRAVGAVVVDPSSGRVLATGHDCSSAASPLLHATMVCIDLVARGQGRGAHDLRPYPACSFAPAVVGPQGVRAGSVRKLEEDGDALGDSLPYVCTGYDLYVTREPCAMCAMALVHSRVQRVFYGAPSPDGALGTRFRIHARPDLNHRFQVFRGVLEAQCRRLHPFV